One genomic window of Longimicrobium sp. includes the following:
- a CDS encoding glycosyltransferase family 4 protein, whose translation MKVLYLVSAYPRDPDDVITPWMVETIRRLRPLGVDVEVLAPAYRGLRAQTVDGVTVHRFRYAPRPWETLTHDQTAPDRIREKPAFLGLVPGYVASGSLAAARLARTRRFGVVHAFWPLPHGVIGLAAKRASGVPLVSTFFGVELTWMEKELPFLSPVLRRIVRGSDAVTAISTYTAGRLKRQVPGADAAIIPFGATVEPPVRLPPARTDPAAPFELLFVGRLVERKGVHLLLDALTTLAPERPVLLRVVGEGPERPRLQEQAVRLGLGERAIFHGFVSQDELKARIAACDCFVLPAVVDAKGDTEGLGVVLLEAMSYGKPTIASAAGGIVDIVRDGRNGFLVPPGDAGPLANAITRMMDDPAAARAMGLHGREDVEAGFSWDVIVGRLAEVYRRVAGR comes from the coding sequence GTGAAGGTACTGTACCTGGTCTCGGCCTATCCGCGAGACCCGGACGACGTCATCACGCCCTGGATGGTGGAAACCATCCGCCGGCTGCGGCCGCTGGGCGTGGACGTAGAGGTGCTGGCGCCCGCCTACCGCGGCCTGCGCGCGCAGACGGTGGACGGCGTGACGGTCCACCGCTTTCGCTACGCGCCCCGCCCGTGGGAAACGCTCACCCACGACCAGACGGCGCCCGACCGCATCCGCGAGAAGCCCGCGTTCCTGGGCCTCGTCCCCGGCTACGTGGCCTCCGGGTCGCTCGCCGCCGCGCGGCTGGCGCGCACGAGGCGCTTCGGCGTGGTGCACGCCTTCTGGCCCCTGCCCCACGGGGTGATCGGGCTGGCGGCCAAGCGCGCGTCCGGCGTGCCGCTGGTGTCCACGTTCTTCGGCGTGGAGCTGACGTGGATGGAAAAGGAGCTGCCGTTCCTTTCCCCCGTGCTGCGGCGCATCGTGCGCGGCTCCGACGCGGTGACGGCCATCTCCACCTACACCGCGGGCCGGCTGAAGCGGCAGGTGCCCGGGGCGGACGCGGCCATCATCCCCTTCGGCGCAACCGTGGAGCCGCCGGTCCGGCTTCCGCCCGCGCGCACGGACCCCGCGGCCCCCTTCGAGCTGCTGTTCGTCGGACGGCTGGTGGAGCGCAAGGGCGTGCACCTGCTGCTGGACGCACTGACCACCCTCGCGCCGGAGCGCCCCGTCCTCCTCCGCGTGGTGGGAGAGGGCCCGGAGCGGCCGCGGCTGCAGGAGCAGGCCGTGCGGCTGGGGCTGGGCGAGCGCGCGATCTTCCACGGCTTCGTTTCCCAGGACGAGCTCAAGGCGCGCATCGCGGCCTGCGACTGCTTCGTGCTTCCCGCCGTGGTCGACGCCAAGGGCGACACCGAGGGGCTGGGCGTGGTGCTGCTCGAGGCGATGAGCTACGGCAAGCCCACCATCGCCAGCGCGGCCGGCGGCATCGTCGACATCGTCCGCGACGGGCGCAACGGCTTTCTCGTTCCTCCCGGCGATGCGGGCCCGCTGGCGAACGCGATTACGCGGATGATGGACGACCCCGCGGCGGCCCGGGCGATGGGGCTGCACGGGCGCGAGGACGTGGAGGCCGGCTTCTCGTGGGACGTGATCGTGGGGCGGCTGGCGGAGGTATACCGGCGGGTGGCGGGGCGCTGA
- a CDS encoding polyprenol monophosphomannose synthase yields the protein MQRALVIIPTFNESENLPRLVPSVLSRDERLEILVVDDNSPDGTGRLAEEIAAAEPRVHVIHRAGKLGLGTAYIAGFKWGIERKYDILFEMDADFSHDPAHLPQFLEAVQDYDLVLGSRYLHGRVTVVNWPMGRLLLSYFANSYARWVTGLPIADATGGFKCFRRQVLESIELDRVESNGYAFQIEMSFRAWKKGFRLGEIPIMFVDRDLGESKMSKKIVREAVWRVWRLRFLAATGRLESRPALRA from the coding sequence TTGCAGCGCGCCCTCGTCATCATCCCGACCTTCAACGAGAGCGAGAACCTTCCGCGCCTCGTTCCGTCGGTTCTCTCCCGCGATGAGCGGCTCGAAATCCTGGTGGTCGACGACAACTCGCCCGACGGAACCGGCCGCCTCGCCGAAGAGATCGCCGCGGCCGAGCCGCGCGTGCACGTCATCCACCGCGCCGGAAAGCTGGGGCTGGGAACGGCCTACATCGCCGGCTTCAAGTGGGGGATCGAGCGCAAGTACGACATCCTCTTCGAGATGGATGCGGACTTCAGCCACGATCCGGCGCACCTTCCCCAGTTCCTGGAAGCGGTGCAGGACTACGACCTCGTGCTGGGGTCTCGCTACCTCCACGGCCGCGTCACCGTGGTCAACTGGCCGATGGGGCGCCTTTTGCTCAGCTACTTCGCCAACTCGTACGCACGATGGGTGACGGGGCTGCCCATCGCCGACGCCACCGGCGGGTTCAAGTGCTTCCGGCGGCAGGTGCTGGAGTCCATCGAGCTGGACCGGGTGGAAAGCAACGGCTACGCGTTCCAGATCGAGATGAGCTTTCGCGCCTGGAAGAAGGGGTTCCGCCTGGGCGAGATTCCCATCATGTTCGTGGACCGCGACCTGGGCGAGAGCAAGATGAGCAAGAAGATCGTCCGCGAGGCCGTGTGGCGCGTCTGGCGGCTGCGCTTTCTGGCCGCCACCGGGAGGCTGGAAAGCCGCCCCGCGCTGCGCGCCTGA
- a CDS encoding HEAT repeat domain-containing protein gives MHESAPAFVRALAAAVLRDGDPAARAAEAHAALAEVLAGQKSLVLDVQFTGFTHKGQLVGGVDPQVLRAAGHLITLRVNRIGFTPDARAADLQDTFFHLARGTGELGEGGIVGAMAAARPYGVYLSTSSAEVYKPAPRTPAAPAADSPPPSAAAPAQPSPAETRSAPAEAPSVTVDAPAPAVVEPVTPGAWSDSDFESTELGEFEILDADALLARPPGSPGSPASPSRGAGEHGRDEPPVNDMFHFFRTSASADEQAEALPRLLAATDNVSRFDELADTAVRAAVQLLRSDAHAEAVEVLDALVREAQRPDRTRLFRDSALQAIRRVGSAETLQRLVELLGHGRIERERILRFLAFTGGDALLMLEGFIHRSPDAESRSDAFRTLLAAEGTADRLIAHAVQDPNPVRVRTLLELAGGPGVDPEVARRWAAEAARHADAGIRADAARSAAALGGRGSLRVLVDLLGDPERVVRREAVQGLGSLGETAAVPFLARVLNDGSDEELQALAAQSLGRIGSAEALPGLLGVVNKRSLFSLNKVTRLKMAALQAIARIRTPGAREALQSVATGRDELAEEAKRLLASL, from the coding sequence ATGCACGAGTCCGCGCCCGCTTTCGTCCGTGCCCTGGCCGCCGCCGTGCTGCGCGACGGCGACCCCGCGGCCCGCGCCGCCGAAGCGCACGCGGCCCTGGCGGAGGTGCTGGCCGGGCAGAAGAGCCTGGTGCTGGACGTGCAGTTCACCGGCTTCACCCACAAGGGCCAGCTCGTGGGCGGGGTGGATCCACAGGTGCTGCGCGCGGCGGGGCACCTGATCACCCTGCGGGTAAACCGCATCGGCTTTACCCCCGACGCGCGCGCGGCGGACCTGCAGGACACCTTCTTTCATCTCGCCCGCGGCACCGGCGAGCTGGGCGAAGGCGGAATCGTCGGGGCGATGGCGGCCGCGCGCCCGTACGGCGTGTACCTGAGCACCTCCTCGGCCGAGGTCTACAAGCCCGCCCCTCGCACCCCCGCTGCGCCCGCGGCCGACTCACCACCGCCCTCCGCCGCTGCTCCCGCACAGCCGTCGCCCGCCGAGACACGGTCGGCTCCCGCCGAGGCGCCATCTGTCACGGTGGACGCGCCGGCTCCGGCCGTCGTGGAACCCGTGACGCCGGGCGCGTGGTCGGACAGCGACTTCGAGAGCACGGAGCTGGGGGAGTTCGAGATCCTGGACGCGGACGCCCTTCTCGCGCGCCCTCCGGGCAGCCCAGGGAGCCCCGCTTCGCCGTCGCGTGGGGCGGGGGAGCACGGGCGCGACGAGCCGCCCGTCAACGACATGTTCCACTTCTTCCGCACCTCGGCCTCGGCGGACGAGCAGGCCGAAGCGCTTCCGCGGCTGCTGGCTGCAACGGACAACGTGTCGCGGTTCGACGAGCTGGCCGACACGGCGGTGCGCGCCGCGGTGCAGCTGCTTCGCTCCGACGCGCACGCCGAGGCCGTGGAGGTGCTCGACGCCCTGGTGCGCGAGGCGCAGCGGCCGGACCGCACGCGCCTGTTCCGCGACTCGGCGCTGCAGGCCATCCGCCGGGTGGGCTCGGCCGAGACGCTGCAGCGGCTGGTGGAGCTGCTGGGGCACGGCCGCATTGAGCGCGAGCGCATCCTGCGCTTCCTGGCGTTTACGGGCGGCGACGCGCTGCTGATGCTGGAGGGCTTCATCCACCGCTCGCCCGACGCCGAGTCGCGGTCCGACGCGTTCCGCACGCTGCTGGCGGCGGAGGGAACGGCGGACCGGCTGATCGCGCACGCGGTGCAGGACCCCAACCCGGTGCGGGTGCGCACGCTGCTGGAGCTGGCCGGGGGGCCGGGGGTGGACCCCGAGGTGGCGCGGCGCTGGGCGGCCGAGGCGGCGCGGCACGCCGACGCGGGGATCCGCGCGGACGCGGCGCGCTCCGCGGCGGCGCTGGGCGGGCGCGGGTCGCTGCGGGTGCTGGTGGACCTGCTGGGCGACCCGGAGCGCGTGGTGCGCCGCGAGGCGGTGCAGGGGCTGGGCAGCTTGGGCGAGACCGCGGCCGTTCCGTTTTTGGCGCGCGTGCTGAACGACGGGAGCGACGAGGAGCTGCAGGCGCTCGCCGCGCAGTCGCTGGGCCGCATCGGCTCGGCCGAGGCGCTGCCGGGGCTGCTGGGGGTGGTGAACAAGCGTTCCTTGTTCTCGCTCAACAAGGTGACGCGCCTCAAGATGGCGGCCCTGCAGGCCATCGCCCGCATCCGCACGCCGGGCGCCCGCGAGGCGCTGCAGTCGGTCGCCACGGGCCGCGACGAGTTGGCAGAGGAAGCGAAGAGGTTGCTGGCCAGCCTCTGA
- a CDS encoding Ku protein: MARAIWKGSISFGLVHIPVGLFSAEKTNDLSFRQLDRRNLSPVGYRKYNKATGEEVESDVIVKGYEYESGHYVVLSDEDLLRANPEKTQTVEITDFVDLEDIEPVFYDKPYYLAPTGKNAKGYALLREALKRTRKVGIAKVVIRSREYLSAVVPQGNVLVLEILRFADEIRATDDLEVPGEDLQAMGVNDREIEMAERLVEGMTAEWSPEKYHDTYREDLMGLIQGRIDSGQTNEPDESPVPEVGEARGDVIDIMSLLKRSVEATTGGANDADEAERPAAKAPKPAAAKPAAAPKAVAKSAAKPRKAASASKPSPRSAAPAKPRASSSKKRKAA, from the coding sequence ATGGCACGCGCAATCTGGAAAGGAAGCATCAGCTTCGGCCTGGTCCACATTCCGGTGGGCCTCTTCTCCGCCGAGAAGACCAACGACCTGAGCTTCCGTCAGCTCGACCGCCGCAACCTCTCGCCCGTCGGCTACCGGAAGTACAACAAGGCCACCGGCGAAGAGGTCGAGAGCGACGTGATCGTCAAGGGCTACGAGTACGAGAGCGGCCACTACGTCGTGCTCAGCGACGAAGACCTGCTCCGGGCCAACCCCGAAAAGACGCAGACCGTCGAGATCACCGACTTCGTGGACCTCGAGGACATCGAGCCGGTGTTCTACGACAAACCGTACTACCTGGCGCCAACTGGCAAGAACGCCAAGGGCTACGCGCTGCTCCGCGAGGCGCTGAAGCGCACCCGCAAGGTGGGCATCGCCAAGGTGGTCATCCGCTCGCGCGAGTACCTCTCGGCCGTGGTGCCCCAGGGCAACGTGCTGGTGCTGGAAATCCTTCGCTTCGCCGACGAGATCCGCGCCACCGACGACCTGGAGGTGCCGGGCGAAGACCTGCAGGCCATGGGCGTCAACGATCGCGAGATCGAGATGGCCGAGCGCCTGGTAGAGGGCATGACGGCCGAGTGGTCGCCCGAGAAGTACCACGACACGTATCGCGAAGACCTGATGGGCCTGATCCAGGGGCGCATCGACAGCGGCCAGACCAACGAGCCCGACGAGTCGCCGGTGCCCGAGGTGGGCGAGGCGCGCGGGGACGTGATCGACATCATGTCGCTGCTCAAGCGCAGCGTCGAAGCCACGACCGGTGGCGCCAACGACGCGGACGAGGCCGAGCGCCCCGCGGCCAAGGCGCCGAAGCCCGCCGCGGCCAAGCCCGCAGCCGCGCCCAAGGCGGTGGCGAAGTCTGCCGCCAAGCCACGCAAGGCGGCCTCGGCCAGCAAGCCTTCGCCCCGCTCCGCCGCGCCGGCCAAGCCGCGCGCCAGCAGCAGCAAGAAGCGCAAGGCCGCCTGA
- the ligD gene encoding DNA ligase D: MGLDEYKRKRDFRVTAEPEGHVHPAGDVLSFCIQKHAASHLHYDFRLELDGVLKSWAVPKGPSLDPSVKRLAVHVEDHPIEYGVFEGIIPRKEYGGGTVMLWDRGRWTPDEDPHQGYRKGHIRFHLHGERLSGGWHLVRSRRPREEGQKEQWLLFKDDDDVARSESAGVITEEFVTSVATGRTMDEIAADADARWDSKAPAAEALIRDGKPSKAAKKPAAKPKSTRSAKPVASPAPGVPGARKAAFPAEFTPALATLVDEVPAGDGWIHEIKYDGYRLVVMLRGGKARLVTRNGNDWTDKFPEMAGALSALPARDAILDGELVMLTPGGTSSFQALQNVLSSGRTADLVFYAFDLMHLDGMDLRGSPLLARKEALRGLLAGDPAGAVRFSDHIVGSGGVFHQQACAMGLEGIICKRADAPYAQKRTKDWLKVKCLLRQEFVIGGFSEPRGSRSHFGALHVGVYRDGELVHSGKVGTGFNEEVLRQVHARLKKLKRADSPFSDFGRRGRQPAGVTWVEPTLVCEVEFTEWTGDGILRHPVFQGLREDKPATQVVREDPRALPAGESAAAGSDAANAKGRARAPARGASKDAPAAPSSRPVPPSTKSASPRRGKAPDVEVEGIRLSNPDKVLFPALGTTKLDLAHYYEAIGEWMLPHIVDRPLTLVRCPEGVGGQCFYQKHGDEHFPAQVGRTTILENDGDPRVYTYVDSVAGLVAMVQMGALELHVSNARRDSFEKPDQFVMDLDPAPDVPWARVVAAAFQVRDRLDELGLRSWVKTTGGKGLHVVVPIARRSSWDEVKDFTKALSADLSAANPGKYLIKATKAARKGKIFLDYLRNGRGATAICAYCVRARPTGAVSVPIGWDELTAELRTDDFTPQAVAERIQSLQGDPWAEYWTTRQSITKQMRAAVGLT; the protein is encoded by the coding sequence ATGGGCCTCGACGAGTACAAGCGTAAGCGCGACTTTCGCGTCACCGCAGAACCAGAAGGGCACGTCCACCCCGCGGGGGACGTGCTCTCCTTCTGCATCCAGAAGCACGCGGCCAGCCACCTTCACTACGACTTTCGCCTGGAGCTGGACGGCGTCCTGAAGAGCTGGGCCGTCCCCAAGGGGCCCAGCCTGGATCCGTCCGTCAAGCGCCTGGCCGTTCACGTCGAGGATCACCCCATCGAGTACGGCGTCTTCGAGGGGATCATCCCCAGGAAGGAATACGGCGGCGGCACCGTGATGCTGTGGGACCGCGGCCGCTGGACGCCGGACGAGGACCCGCACCAGGGCTATCGCAAGGGACACATCCGTTTTCACCTCCACGGCGAGCGGCTGTCCGGCGGATGGCACCTGGTGCGCTCGCGGCGGCCGCGGGAGGAGGGCCAGAAGGAGCAGTGGCTGCTCTTCAAGGACGACGATGACGTCGCGCGCTCCGAGTCTGCCGGCGTCATCACGGAGGAATTCGTCACCAGCGTGGCCACGGGCCGCACGATGGACGAGATCGCCGCCGACGCCGACGCCCGCTGGGACTCGAAGGCGCCCGCGGCCGAGGCGCTGATCCGCGACGGCAAGCCCTCGAAGGCCGCGAAGAAGCCCGCCGCAAAGCCGAAATCCACCCGCTCCGCCAAGCCCGTGGCCTCCCCCGCTCCCGGCGTGCCCGGCGCCCGCAAGGCGGCGTTCCCTGCCGAGTTCACCCCTGCCCTGGCCACCCTGGTCGACGAGGTGCCGGCCGGCGACGGCTGGATCCACGAGATCAAGTACGATGGATATCGCCTCGTCGTGATGCTGCGCGGCGGCAAGGCGCGGCTGGTTACCCGCAATGGCAACGACTGGACGGACAAGTTCCCCGAGATGGCCGGGGCGCTCTCTGCCCTGCCCGCCCGCGACGCCATCCTGGACGGCGAGCTGGTGATGCTGACGCCTGGCGGCACCTCGAGCTTCCAGGCGCTGCAGAACGTGCTGAGCAGCGGCCGCACGGCGGACCTGGTGTTCTACGCCTTCGACCTGATGCACCTGGACGGGATGGACCTGCGCGGGTCTCCCCTGCTGGCCCGCAAGGAAGCGTTGCGCGGGCTGCTGGCGGGCGATCCCGCCGGCGCGGTGCGGTTCAGCGACCACATCGTGGGGAGCGGGGGCGTGTTCCATCAGCAGGCGTGCGCGATGGGGCTGGAGGGCATCATCTGCAAGCGGGCCGATGCGCCGTACGCGCAGAAACGCACGAAGGACTGGCTGAAGGTGAAGTGCCTGCTGCGCCAGGAGTTCGTCATCGGGGGCTTCAGCGAGCCGCGCGGCTCACGGTCGCACTTTGGCGCGCTGCACGTGGGCGTGTACCGCGACGGCGAGCTGGTGCACTCCGGCAAGGTGGGCACGGGCTTCAACGAAGAGGTGCTGCGCCAGGTGCACGCCCGGCTGAAGAAGCTGAAGCGGGCGGATTCGCCCTTCTCCGACTTCGGCCGGCGGGGGCGCCAGCCGGCCGGGGTCACCTGGGTGGAGCCCACGCTGGTGTGCGAGGTGGAGTTCACCGAGTGGACCGGCGACGGCATCCTTCGCCACCCCGTCTTCCAGGGGCTGCGCGAAGACAAGCCGGCCACGCAGGTGGTGCGCGAAGACCCGCGCGCCCTCCCCGCGGGCGAGTCCGCGGCCGCGGGGTCCGATGCCGCCAACGCGAAGGGCCGCGCCCGCGCGCCGGCGCGCGGCGCGTCGAAGGATGCGCCCGCGGCCCCGTCCAGCCGCCCCGTGCCGCCGTCGACCAAGTCCGCATCCCCGCGGCGCGGCAAGGCGCCGGACGTGGAGGTGGAGGGGATCCGCCTGTCGAATCCCGACAAGGTGCTCTTCCCCGCCCTGGGCACCACCAAGCTGGACCTGGCGCACTACTACGAGGCCATCGGCGAGTGGATGCTGCCGCACATCGTCGATCGCCCGCTGACGCTCGTCCGCTGCCCGGAGGGGGTGGGCGGACAGTGCTTCTACCAGAAGCACGGCGATGAGCACTTTCCCGCGCAGGTGGGGCGGACGACCATCCTGGAGAACGACGGCGATCCGCGCGTCTACACCTACGTAGATTCGGTCGCGGGGCTCGTCGCCATGGTGCAGATGGGCGCGCTGGAGCTTCACGTTTCAAACGCGCGCCGCGACAGCTTCGAGAAGCCCGACCAGTTCGTAATGGACCTGGATCCCGCGCCGGACGTGCCGTGGGCGCGCGTGGTGGCGGCGGCGTTCCAGGTGCGCGACCGCCTGGACGAGCTGGGGCTGCGCAGCTGGGTGAAGACCACGGGCGGCAAGGGGCTTCACGTGGTCGTTCCCATCGCCCGGCGCTCGTCGTGGGACGAGGTCAAGGACTTCACCAAGGCCCTGTCGGCGGACCTGAGCGCCGCCAACCCGGGCAAGTACCTGATCAAGGCCACCAAGGCGGCACGCAAGGGCAAGATCTTCCTCGATTACCTCCGCAACGGCCGCGGCGCTACGGCCATCTGCGCCTACTGCGTCCGGGCCCGTCCCACCGGCGCCGTCTCGGTCCCCATCGGCTGGGACGAGCTGACGGCGGAGCTCCGCACGGACGACTTCACGCCCCAGGCCGTCGCCGAACGTATCCAGTCGCTCCAGGGAGACCCGTGGGCGGAGTACTGGACCACGCGGCAGTCGATCACCAAGCAGATGCGGGCCGCGGTGGGGTTGACGTAA
- a CDS encoding cytochrome-c peroxidase, whose protein sequence is MPNSFLVRAPLLALLLVAACDGPSTGVEAPPQVRTQVSTQAAEVGTPFEFDATLGGEAFRGSGLTYTLTFAPAGGGLQGADGRITGTPAEPGVVIVTLTATGTTGAQATQSFPLVIFSRGLAAPQLPGVPFRYSDQGVPLPAHYLASALGGPVTATDNTPAGNPITDAGAALGRVLFFDRRLSANDAVSCASCHVQAAGFSDTAQVSRGFRGEMTGRHSMALTNARFYRNGRFFWDERAATLEAQVLQPIQDGKEMGMSLQNLVWKLQVTPYYPALFQAAFGSAEIDSTRVARALAQYVRSMTSTDSRFDRAFAGTGDSNNFASFTPEERQGHQLFLSSGCAGCHATNAHVSDAPQNIGLDAVTTDLGAGGGRFKSPSLRNVAVRGRFMHDGRFTSLEQVVSFYDTGVQPNPDLDPGLRGPDGKPRRLNLTPAQRKALVAYLETLTDHTQLTAQRFSDPFPQ, encoded by the coding sequence ATGCCCAATTCCTTTCTGGTTCGCGCGCCCCTGCTCGCATTGCTCCTGGTTGCTGCCTGCGACGGCCCGAGCACGGGGGTCGAGGCACCGCCCCAAGTGCGCACGCAGGTTTCCACGCAGGCTGCCGAGGTGGGTACCCCGTTCGAGTTCGACGCCACGCTCGGGGGAGAGGCGTTCCGCGGCAGCGGGCTGACGTACACGCTGACGTTCGCGCCGGCGGGTGGAGGGCTGCAGGGGGCGGACGGGCGGATCACTGGAACCCCGGCTGAACCAGGGGTCGTCATCGTAACGCTGACGGCGACTGGCACGACGGGGGCGCAGGCCACGCAAAGCTTTCCGCTGGTGATCTTTTCCCGCGGGCTCGCCGCGCCGCAGCTTCCCGGCGTGCCCTTCCGCTACAGCGATCAGGGCGTGCCGCTCCCCGCCCATTACCTGGCGTCGGCGCTCGGCGGGCCGGTGACGGCCACCGACAACACGCCGGCGGGCAACCCCATCACCGACGCGGGCGCCGCGCTGGGCCGCGTGCTCTTCTTCGATCGCCGGCTTTCGGCCAACGACGCCGTGTCGTGCGCGTCCTGCCACGTGCAGGCGGCGGGGTTCTCCGACACCGCCCAGGTCAGCCGCGGGTTCCGGGGCGAAATGACCGGCCGCCACTCGATGGCGCTGACGAACGCGCGCTTCTACCGCAACGGCCGGTTCTTCTGGGACGAGCGCGCCGCCACCCTCGAGGCGCAGGTCCTGCAGCCCATCCAGGACGGCAAGGAAATGGGGATGTCGCTGCAGAACCTGGTGTGGAAGCTCCAGGTCACGCCGTACTACCCCGCCCTCTTCCAGGCCGCGTTCGGCTCGGCGGAGATCGATTCCACCCGCGTGGCACGCGCCCTGGCGCAGTACGTCCGTTCGATGACCTCCACCGACTCGCGCTTCGACCGGGCCTTCGCCGGCACGGGCGACTCGAACAACTTCGCCAGCTTTACCCCCGAGGAACGCCAGGGACACCAGTTGTTCCTGTCCAGCGGGTGCGCGGGGTGCCATGCCACGAATGCGCACGTCTCCGACGCGCCGCAGAACATCGGGCTGGATGCGGTGACGACCGACCTGGGCGCCGGGGGCGGACGCTTCAAGTCTCCCTCGCTGCGAAACGTGGCCGTCCGTGGCCGCTTCATGCACGACGGCCGCTTCACCTCGCTGGAGCAGGTGGTGAGCTTCTACGACACCGGCGTCCAGCCCAACCCCGACCTGGACCCGGGGCTGCGCGGCCCCGACGGGAAGCCCCGCCGCCTGAACCTTACGCCCGCGCAGCGGAAGGCGCTTGTCGCCTACCTGGAAACGCTGACGGACCACACCCAGCTCACGGCGCAGCGGTTCTCGGACCCGTTCCCCCAATGA